From Streptomyces sp. NBC_00683, one genomic window encodes:
- a CDS encoding Rossmann-like and DUF2520 domain-containing protein has translation MNASVSKESLDARDRPARLTVGVVGAGRVGPALAASLQLAGHRPVAVSGVSDASVRRAAALLPDVPLVTPAEVLARAELVLLTVPDDALPGLVEGLAETGAVRPGQLIVHTSGRYGTKVLDPALRAGALPLALHPAMTFTGSSVDVQRLAGCSFGVTAPEELRLAAEALVIEMGGEPEWIAEESRPLYHAALALGANHLVTLVAQSMELLQKAGVSAPDRMLGPLLGAALDNALRSGDAALTGPVARGDAGTVAAHVAELRRHAPQAVAGYLAMARTTADRALAHGLLKPEFAEDLLDVLSDSANTKGMNGTDGTDETGPGEAR, from the coding sequence GTGAACGCATCTGTTTCCAAGGAATCCCTCGACGCGAGGGACCGCCCCGCCCGTCTCACCGTCGGCGTCGTCGGCGCGGGACGGGTCGGCCCCGCCCTCGCCGCCTCGCTGCAGCTCGCCGGGCACCGCCCGGTCGCGGTCTCGGGCGTCTCCGACGCATCCGTGCGCCGGGCCGCCGCCCTGCTGCCCGACGTACCCCTCGTCACGCCGGCCGAGGTCCTCGCGCGCGCCGAGCTCGTGCTGCTGACGGTTCCCGACGACGCGCTGCCCGGCCTGGTCGAGGGCCTCGCGGAGACCGGTGCCGTGCGGCCCGGCCAGCTGATCGTCCACACGTCCGGGCGGTACGGGACGAAGGTGCTCGACCCCGCACTGCGCGCGGGGGCGCTCCCGCTGGCCCTGCATCCGGCCATGACCTTCACGGGCAGCTCCGTCGACGTCCAACGGCTGGCCGGCTGCTCCTTCGGGGTCACCGCCCCCGAGGAGCTCAGGCTCGCCGCCGAGGCGCTCGTCATCGAGATGGGCGGTGAGCCCGAATGGATCGCGGAGGAGTCCCGCCCGCTCTATCACGCGGCGCTCGCCCTCGGAGCGAACCACCTGGTCACCCTGGTCGCCCAGTCCATGGAGCTGCTGCAGAAGGCCGGAGTGTCCGCACCCGACCGGATGCTCGGCCCGCTGCTCGGTGCTGCCCTCGACAACGCCCTGCGCTCCGGCGACGCCGCGCTGACCGGCCCCGTGGCCCGGGGCGACGCGGGCACGGTGGCCGCGCACGTCGCCGAGCTGCGCAGGCACGCCCCGCAGGCAGTGGCCGGATATCTCGCGATGGCCCGCACCACGGCCGACCGGGCGCTGGCCCATGGTCTGCTCAAGCCTGAGTTCGCGGAGGACCTCCTGGATGTCCTGTCGGACAGCGCGAACACAAAAGGAATGAACGGAACGGACGGCACGGACGAGACCGGGCCGGGGGAGGCCCGATGA
- a CDS encoding threonine aldolase family protein: protein MAVTDEQKQRHRRLTAWKRSGRVLARASADHTLGERLAALAADAGSVHDLEEWTDVYGDGVVAEVERRTADLLGMEAAAFFPTGTMAQQVALRSWAGRTGNPVVALHPLSHPEMHEGGALTSVSGLRTVHPTSAPRLPTADEVRDFPEPFGTLMLELPLRDAGFVLPSWEELEAVVAAARERDAVVHLDGARLWECGPHFGRGLPEIAGLADSVYVSFYKSLNGLSGAVLAGPESLVDEARTWRHRYGGQVFQQYPAALSALLGLERELPMLPRYVAHAKVVAGAMAEGFADSAVPWFRVHPEPPHTHQFQVWLPYGTQELDEASVRQAEETGVTLFRRWLAGPAGPPGVSYTEVTVAAPGLEWSAGDVREAVAEFVRRLG, encoded by the coding sequence ATGGCAGTCACCGATGAGCAGAAGCAGCGGCACCGCAGGCTGACCGCGTGGAAGCGGTCCGGAAGGGTGCTCGCCCGGGCGTCCGCCGACCACACCCTGGGCGAGCGGCTGGCCGCGCTGGCCGCCGACGCGGGGTCGGTCCACGACCTGGAGGAGTGGACGGATGTGTACGGCGACGGGGTCGTCGCCGAGGTGGAGCGGCGGACCGCCGATCTGCTGGGCATGGAGGCCGCGGCGTTCTTCCCGACGGGGACGATGGCCCAGCAGGTCGCGCTGCGCAGCTGGGCGGGGCGTACGGGGAATCCGGTGGTGGCGCTTCATCCGCTCTCCCACCCCGAGATGCACGAGGGGGGTGCCCTCACCTCGGTGAGCGGACTGCGCACGGTGCATCCGACGTCCGCACCCCGGCTGCCCACGGCGGACGAGGTCCGGGACTTCCCCGAGCCGTTCGGCACCCTCATGCTGGAGCTCCCGCTGCGCGACGCCGGCTTCGTCCTGCCCTCCTGGGAGGAGCTGGAGGCCGTCGTGGCCGCCGCGCGGGAGCGGGACGCGGTCGTGCATCTGGACGGAGCCCGGCTGTGGGAGTGCGGACCGCACTTCGGGCGCGGTCTGCCGGAGATCGCGGGGCTCGCCGACAGCGTCTACGTGTCGTTCTACAAGTCCCTGAACGGATTGTCCGGGGCGGTGCTCGCCGGCCCCGAATCGCTGGTCGACGAGGCGCGGACCTGGCGCCACCGGTACGGCGGTCAGGTCTTCCAGCAGTACCCGGCGGCTCTCTCCGCGCTGCTGGGTCTGGAGCGTGAGCTGCCGATGCTGCCCCGGTACGTGGCGCACGCCAAGGTGGTCGCGGGGGCAATGGCGGAGGGTTTCGCGGACAGTGCGGTGCCCTGGTTCCGAGTGCATCCGGAACCGCCGCACACCCACCAGTTCCAGGTGTGGCTGCCCTACGGGACACAGGAGCTGGACGAGGCCTCGGTGCGGCAGGCCGAAGAGACGGGCGTGACGCTGTTCCGCCGGTGGCTGGCCGGGCCCGCGGGGCCGCCCGGGGTGTCGTACACCGAGGTCACGGTGGCCGCGCCGGGGCTGGAGTGGTCGGCGGGGGATGTGCGGGAGGCGGTGGCGGAGTTCGTACGGCGGCTGGGGTAG
- a CDS encoding response regulator transcription factor → MTIRVMLVDDQMLLRTGFRMVLAAQPDMEVVAEAGDGAEAIEVLRSTTVDVVLMDVRMPRLDGVEATRRICAQTDPPKVLILTTFDLDEYAFSGLKAGASGFMLKDVPPGELLAAIRSVHSGDAVVAPSTTRRLLDQFSPMLPSSGKEPQHKHIEKLTEREREVMMLVAQGLSNGEIAARLVLSEATVKTHVGRILTKLSLRDRVQVVVLAYETGLVRAGGGSGA, encoded by the coding sequence ATGACGATCCGCGTAATGCTCGTCGACGACCAGATGCTGCTGCGCACGGGCTTCCGGATGGTGCTCGCCGCCCAGCCGGACATGGAGGTCGTCGCCGAGGCGGGTGACGGGGCGGAGGCGATCGAGGTCCTGCGGTCCACGACCGTAGACGTGGTGCTGATGGACGTGCGCATGCCGCGGCTGGACGGGGTCGAGGCGACCCGGCGCATCTGCGCGCAGACCGATCCGCCCAAGGTCCTCATCCTGACGACGTTCGACCTGGACGAGTACGCGTTCTCCGGCCTGAAGGCGGGCGCGAGCGGCTTCATGCTCAAGGACGTGCCGCCCGGCGAGCTGCTCGCCGCGATCCGGTCCGTGCACAGCGGCGACGCCGTGGTCGCCCCGTCCACCACCCGCAGGCTCCTCGACCAGTTCTCCCCGATGCTGCCCAGCAGCGGCAAGGAGCCGCAGCACAAGCACATCGAGAAGCTGACCGAGCGCGAGCGGGAAGTGATGATGCTGGTCGCCCAGGGTCTGTCGAACGGCGAGATCGCGGCCCGTCTGGTGCTGTCCGAGGCGACGGTGAAGACCCACGTGGGCCGCATCCTCACCAAGCTGAGCCTGCGCGACCGCGTCCAGGTGGTCGTCCTCGCGTACGAGACCGGCCTGGTCAGGGCGGGCGGCGGGTCGGGCGCCTGA
- a CDS encoding DUF5937 family protein, translated as MHIDIAGLPSEHILFEISPLAELGLALHALSEPGHHPGHHGWATATSAALEPDLADRLHEADFLWRNTFSDVFLPFAGVRGGDGRTGASLAEDLDILDKMDDERFVSAALEFTCASLYGTGAPSPLNSATMRARALDMAAARGPQQLEFTQQLLAAPGSVRTWVRRLFEDCDQAFFSDTWQRVQVQLAADARHKTELLRRKGLDEVFRAVSPALSLNEDASRLNIDKLTVGRTNAADPAVGTGLTLIPTSFGWPHLMVLHAPGWRPVIHYPVHRPELPSPASVELLQLRMEALAHPMRMRLCRNLARSPYTTGELADAHSITAPEVSRHLAVLKKAGLITTRRRGRYVLHSLDLTVVARLGSDFLEGVLR; from the coding sequence GTGCACATAGACATCGCGGGCCTGCCCTCCGAACACATCCTTTTCGAGATCTCCCCCCTCGCCGAGCTGGGGCTCGCCCTGCATGCGCTCTCCGAGCCCGGGCACCATCCGGGCCACCACGGCTGGGCGACCGCGACCTCCGCGGCTCTCGAGCCCGACCTCGCCGACCGGCTGCACGAGGCCGATTTCCTCTGGCGCAACACCTTCTCCGACGTCTTCCTGCCGTTCGCCGGTGTCCGCGGCGGCGACGGACGTACGGGGGCGAGCCTGGCCGAGGACCTGGACATCCTCGACAAAATGGATGACGAGCGGTTCGTCTCCGCCGCCCTGGAGTTCACCTGCGCAAGCCTGTACGGGACGGGCGCGCCGTCCCCGCTCAACAGCGCCACGATGCGGGCCCGCGCACTCGACATGGCGGCGGCAAGGGGGCCCCAGCAGCTGGAGTTCACCCAGCAGCTGCTCGCCGCACCCGGCTCCGTACGCACCTGGGTGCGTCGCCTCTTCGAGGACTGCGACCAGGCCTTCTTCTCGGACACCTGGCAGCGGGTCCAGGTCCAGCTGGCCGCCGACGCCCGGCACAAGACCGAGCTGCTGCGGCGCAAGGGCCTCGACGAGGTGTTCCGCGCGGTCTCGCCCGCGCTCTCGCTCAACGAGGACGCGAGCAGGCTGAACATCGACAAGCTGACCGTCGGCCGGACGAACGCCGCCGACCCGGCCGTCGGGACGGGGCTCACCCTCATCCCGACCAGCTTCGGCTGGCCCCACCTGATGGTGCTCCACGCCCCGGGCTGGCGGCCGGTGATCCACTACCCGGTGCACCGCCCCGAGCTGCCCTCCCCCGCCTCCGTGGAGCTGCTCCAGCTGCGGATGGAGGCCCTGGCCCACCCGATGCGGATGCGCCTGTGCCGCAACCTCGCCCGTTCCCCGTACACCACCGGGGAACTCGCCGACGCGCACAGCATCACGGCGCCCGAGGTCTCACGGCACCTGGCGGTGCTCAAGAAGGCCGGCCTGATCACCACGCGCAGGCGCGGCCGGTACGTCCTGCACTCGCTGGACCTGACCGTCGTGGCCCGGCTCGGCAGCGACTTCCTGGAAGGCGTGCTCCGGTAG